A single genomic interval of Spirosoma taeanense harbors:
- a CDS encoding heavy metal-binding domain-containing protein, which yields MLITTTPNIEGKRIKQYVGLVNGEAIIGANLVKDFFANIRDVVGGRSGAYEQGLREAKSIAIKEMIDQATRLGANAIIGVDLDYQTIGGNGSMLMVSANGTAVMLE from the coding sequence ATGCTCATCACGACTACACCTAACATTGAAGGCAAACGCATTAAACAATACGTAGGTCTGGTTAATGGCGAGGCCATTATTGGTGCCAATCTGGTTAAGGATTTCTTCGCCAACATCCGCGATGTGGTCGGAGGGCGGTCCGGTGCCTATGAGCAGGGACTACGCGAAGCCAAGAGTATTGCCATCAAGGAAATGATTGATCAGGCTACCCGATTGGGGGCAAACGCCATCATTGGCGTAGACCTGGACTACCAGACCATCGGGGGTAACGGTTCCATGCTGATGGTGAGCGCCAACGGCACCGCGGTCATGCTTGAATAA
- a CDS encoding lipocalin-like domain-containing protein → MNTVRLLALMLVIALPMWFGSCKKDGTEAVMPTNTSVEGNYKVSAIKVDPKIEGFDDILPLYSLLLGNTCLTDITISFKSNGTITTDYPPSCQSAGDDISDATGIDSDSKWALNGSKLTITDENGTQTAYDATFNGGNMQLKWQEDDGDASGKTFKQTYIMELKRL, encoded by the coding sequence ATGAATACAGTTCGCCTGTTGGCTTTGATGCTGGTTATCGCTCTACCTATGTGGTTTGGTAGTTGTAAGAAAGACGGCACGGAAGCCGTTATGCCTACTAACACGTCGGTTGAAGGAAATTATAAAGTGAGTGCGATAAAGGTCGACCCTAAGATTGAGGGTTTTGATGATATACTGCCTCTGTATTCGCTGCTGCTGGGCAACACCTGCCTTACCGATATCACTATTTCGTTTAAGAGTAACGGTACGATTACGACCGACTATCCACCGTCCTGCCAATCGGCCGGTGACGATATCAGCGATGCAACCGGTATCGACAGTGACAGCAAGTGGGCTTTGAACGGCAGTAAACTTACCATTACTGACGAAAACGGTACCCAAACGGCTTATGATGCCACCTTTAACGGGGGTAATATGCAGTTGAAATGGCAGGAGGACGATGGCGATGCCAGCGGGAAGACGTTTAAGCAAACCTACATCATGGAACTGAAACGGCTATAA
- a CDS encoding uracil-DNA glycosylase family protein, producing MSTFADKAIAYYNSLTAPASLPPGVGAMNPYQQPEVRKIVGEFYTRFFSDTSPRVFVLGINPGRFGAGVTGISFTTPQNLRRYCGIENDLRDTPELSSRFIYQIVEAFGGAQAFYGRFFLTSLFPLALTKDGKNYNFYDDRITTNTLWPAITQTVQTQLTFGADRRVAVCLGRKNEVFLRRLNEQQRFFDHIVTLDHPRYILQYKTKDAPLYVERYIATLQDCLEGA from the coding sequence ATGAGTACTTTCGCCGATAAGGCCATTGCCTACTACAACAGTCTGACGGCCCCGGCCAGCCTGCCGCCCGGCGTGGGCGCGATGAATCCGTATCAGCAGCCGGAGGTCAGGAAGATTGTTGGCGAATTTTACACTCGATTTTTCAGCGATACAAGCCCACGCGTGTTTGTGCTGGGCATAAATCCCGGTCGTTTTGGCGCGGGTGTAACGGGTATTTCGTTCACAACACCCCAGAATCTGCGCCGGTACTGCGGCATCGAAAACGACCTCCGCGATACGCCCGAACTATCGAGCCGGTTTATCTACCAGATTGTCGAAGCGTTTGGGGGCGCACAGGCGTTTTACGGCCGGTTTTTTCTGACGTCGCTGTTTCCGCTGGCCCTGACTAAAGATGGAAAAAATTACAATTTCTACGACGACCGGATTACCACTAACACCCTGTGGCCCGCCATTACCCAAACTGTTCAGACTCAGCTTACGTTTGGCGCTGACCGGCGCGTAGCGGTTTGTCTGGGACGAAAAAATGAAGTTTTCCTGCGCCGACTGAATGAGCAGCAACGGTTTTTCGACCACATCGTTACGCTCGATCATCCCCGCTATATTCTGCAGTACAAAACCAAAGACGCTCCGCTGTACGTCGAACGCTACATCGCTACGTTGCAGGACTGTCTGGAAGGAGCATAA